From Xiphophorus hellerii strain 12219 chromosome 20, Xiphophorus_hellerii-4.1, whole genome shotgun sequence, the proteins below share one genomic window:
- the prxl2b gene encoding prostamide/prostaglandin F synthase produces the protein MEKMAKIDLAKVGKNLLKSTDSGEKVELQSLWQNQPVVVFFLRRFGCQVCRWMASEISKLEPDLGANGVSLVGVGPEELGLQEFKEGGFFKGSIYVDEEKKCYKDLGFKRYTALSVLPAALGKKVRDISSKASAVGIQGNFSGDLLQSGGLIIVTKGGEKVLLHFIQDSPGDFVPLDDISTALGISATVKAGQKPVCNDDVCTR, from the exons ATGgaaaaaatggctaaaatcgACCTAGCTAAAGTTGGGAAGAACTTACTGAAGAGCACTGACAGTGGAGAG AAAGTGGAGCTCCAGTCTCTGTGGCAGAACCAGCCTGTGGTTGTGTTCTTTCTGCGCAGGTTCGGCTGCCAGGTGTGCCGATGGATGGCGTCGGAGATCAGCAAGCTGGAGCCTGACCTCGGGGCCAACGGGGTCTCCCTGGTGGGAGTCGGACCAGAGGAGCTTGGGCTCCAGGAGTTCAAGGAAGGAGGGTTTTTTAAAGGCT CCATTTATGTGGATGAAGAAAAGAAGTGTTACAAGGATTTGGGATTCAAACG GTACACAGCTTTAAGCGTGCTTCCTGCTGCTTTAGGGAAGAAAGTGAGAGACATATCTTCAAAG GCCAGCGCTGTAGGAATCCAGGGAAACTTTTCAGGAGATCTGCTGCAGAGTGGTGGCTTGATCATTGTGACAAAAG GTGGAGAGAAGGTATTGCTCCACTTCATCCAGGATTCACCGGGAGACTTTGTACCTCTGGACGACATCTCCACGGCTCTCGGTATCTCAGCCACAGTGAAAGCCGGGCAGAAGCCAGTG TGCAATGATGATGTTTGTACAcgatga
- the mmel1 gene encoding membrane metallo-endopeptidase-like 1 isoform X2, with protein sequence MGKSESQMDIMEKSSKAAKRRWTVAEISLSVLLLLVSCALAGLVVLYTSAMKEQSNRPNVSRSSTGEGQMFCSNLNNVCTTPDCVTAAARLLQNIDNSVKPCDNFYQYACGGWLERHVIPETSSRHSVFDILRDKLEIVLKGVLETESEQDRDAIKKAKILYSSCMNDSLIEQRDAQPLLKLIDSIGDWPVASEDWNTTTGEAWSLEDTLAMLTARFHKKVVLDLYVWTDDRDSQRHIIYIDQPGLGMPSRDYYFNDGNYKKVREAYLHFMVSIAKITRDDKNLTQDDERVSEEMMQVLKLETDIANATSPAEERQDVTVLYNKMTLAELQSTYSFNGFNWTRFIKGVLSTVSIDIQLDEEVVVYSSPYLEKMNDVLSRYSIQTMQNYLTWQLITDRVNSLSRRFKDARARYRKALYGTTVEDASWRECVRYVQSSMENAVGALYVRETFAGESKRMVSDLISKIQTAYVETLEELSWMDAPSKEKAREKAMAIKEHIGYPDHILQESNQKLDEEYAHLNYSEEHYFENILENLKSEAQKSLKKLREPVDPDLWIIGAAVVNAFYSPNRNQIVFPAGILQPPFFSKHQHQALNFGGIGMVIGHEITHGFDDNGRNFDKDGNMLNWWSNYSADHFKEQSQCMVQQYGNFIWNLAGGQNVSGISTLGENIADNGGVRQAYKAYLKWVETEGEEPRLPGLDMDHKQLFFLNFAQVWCGAYRPEYASQSIKTDSHSPLEYRVLGSLQNFEAFSEAFQCPIGSPMNPEQKCRVW encoded by the exons ATGGGCAAATCGGAAAGCCAAATGGATATCATGGAGAAATCAAGTAAAGCTGCGAAGCGCCGCTGGACTGTTGCAGAAATCAGTCTGtcggttctgctgctgctggtgagCTGTGCTTTGGCAGGGCTGGTCGTCCTCTACACATCAGCTATGAAAG AACAATCAAACAGGCCGAATGTTTCCAGGAGTTCAACAGGTGAAG GCCAGATGTTTTGCTCCAACCTCAACAATGTGTGCACGACTCCAGACTGTGTCACTGCAG CTGCTCGGCTCTTGCAGAACATCGATAACTCTGTGAAGCCTTGTGATAATTTCTACCAGTACGCCTGTGGGGGCTGGCTGGAACGGCATGTGATACCGGAGACGAGTTCCCGCCACAGCGTCTTTGACATTCTGAGGGACAAGCTGGAGATTGTCCTCAAAG gTGTTCTTGAGACAGAGAGTGAGCAGGACAGAGACGCCATCAAGAAGGCTAAAATCCTTTACAGCTCCTGCATGAATGACA GCCTCATAGAGCAGCGGGACGCTCAGCCCCTCCTGAAGCTCATCGACAGCATTGGAGACTGGCCTGTGGCGTCAGAGGACTGGAACACCACAACAG GGGAAGCCTGGAGCCTGGAGGACACGCTGGCGATGCTTACGGCTCGTTTCCACAAGAAGGTGGTGCTGGACCTGTATGTGTGGACGGACGACCGGGACTCTCAGCGCCACATCATTTAT atCGATCAGCCAGGACTTGGAATGCCTTCTAGAGACTACTATTTTAATGACGGGAACTACAAAAAG GTTCGAGAGGCCTACCTACATTTCATGGTGTCTATTGCGAAAATAACCCGAGACGACAAAAACTTGACTCAGGATGATGAAAGAGTCTCGGAGGAAATGATGCAGGTCCTGAAGCTGGAGACGGACATCGCTAAT GCAACATCACCAGCAGAGGAACGCCAGGATGTCACAGTTCTGTACAACAAAATGACGCTCGCGGAGCTGCAGAGCACGTATAGCTTTAAC ggtTTTAACTGGACACGGTTTATAAAAGGCGTCCTGTCGACTGTTTCCATTGATATCCAGTTGGATGAAGAGGTTGTGGTGTACAGCTCTCCCTACCTGGAAAAGATGAACGACGTCCTCTCCAGATACAGCATCCA GACTATGCAGAACTACCTCACATGGCAGCTCATCACAGACAGAGTTAATAGCTTGAGCCGCCGCTTCAAAGACGCCAGGGCCCGCTACAGAAAG GCTTTATACGGGACCACTGTGGAGGATGCTTCCTGGAGAGAATGCGTCCGTTATGTCCAGAGCAGCATGGAGAACGCGGTCGGAGCGCTGTACGTGCGTGAAACGTTTGCAGGAGAAAGTAAGCGAATG GTCAGTGACCTCATCAGTAAGATCCAGACGGCTTATGTAGAaaccctggaggagctgagctGGATGGACGCACCATCCAAAGAAAAAGCAAGAGAAAAG GCAATGGCTATAAAGGAGCATATTGGCTATCCAGACCATATTCTGCAGGAAAGCAACCAGAAGTTAGATGAGGAGTACGCTCAT ctaaaCTACAGTGAGGAACACTACTTTGAGAACATCCTGGAGAACCTTAAATCTGAAGCACAGAAGAGTCTGAAGAAGCTCAGAGAGCCGGTGGATCCTGATCT GTGGATCATCGGTGCTGCTGTGGTGAATGCATTTTACTCACCAAACAGAAACCAGATAG TGTTTCCAGCAGGAATCCTGCAGCCGCCTTTCTTTAGTAAACATCAGCATCAAGCTCTTAACTTTGGGGGAATAGGAATGGTTATCGGACATGAGATCACTCATGGATTTGATGACAACG GGCGTAATTTTGACAAAGATGGCAACATGCTGAACTGGTGGAGCAATTACTCTGCTGACCACTTTAAGGAGCAGTCACAGTGCATGGTGCAACAATATGGCAACTTCATCTGGAACCTGGCAGGTGGACAAAAT GTTAGTGGAATCAGTACTTTGGGGGAGAACATTGCAGACAATGGAGGGGTTCGTCAAGCCTATAAG GCTTATCTAAAGTGGGTGGAAACAGAAGGCGAAGAACCTCGACTGCCTGGTCTAGACATGGATcataaacaacttttttttctaaacttcgCTCAA GTGTGGTGCGGTGCCTATCGGCCTGAGTACGCCAGCCAGTCCATTAAGACGGACTCACACAGTCCACTAGAGTACAG AGTGCTCGGGTCTCTCCAGAACTTCGAGGCCTTCTCAGAAGCCTTCCAGTGCCCGATAGGCAGCCCTATGAACCCTGAGCAGAAATGCCGCGTCTGGTAG
- the mmel1 gene encoding membrane metallo-endopeptidase-like 1 isoform X1, with amino-acid sequence MTDRLKYVLVHVCKLAVRSRQGAFLRLSTCPSKCLCTPLPGRAFLAAELAFQASAVTQQHLLRLSWAVTKRPLHSFIIADTVCFPGQMFCSNLNNVCTTPDCVTAAARLLQNIDNSVKPCDNFYQYACGGWLERHVIPETSSRHSVFDILRDKLEIVLKGVLETESEQDRDAIKKAKILYSSCMNDSLIEQRDAQPLLKLIDSIGDWPVASEDWNTTTGEAWSLEDTLAMLTARFHKKVVLDLYVWTDDRDSQRHIIYIDQPGLGMPSRDYYFNDGNYKKVREAYLHFMVSIAKITRDDKNLTQDDERVSEEMMQVLKLETDIANATSPAEERQDVTVLYNKMTLAELQSTYSFNGFNWTRFIKGVLSTVSIDIQLDEEVVVYSSPYLEKMNDVLSRYSIQTMQNYLTWQLITDRVNSLSRRFKDARARYRKALYGTTVEDASWRECVRYVQSSMENAVGALYVRETFAGESKRMVSDLISKIQTAYVETLEELSWMDAPSKEKAREKAMAIKEHIGYPDHILQESNQKLDEEYAHLNYSEEHYFENILENLKSEAQKSLKKLREPVDPDLWIIGAAVVNAFYSPNRNQIVFPAGILQPPFFSKHQHQALNFGGIGMVIGHEITHGFDDNGRNFDKDGNMLNWWSNYSADHFKEQSQCMVQQYGNFIWNLAGGQNVSGISTLGENIADNGGVRQAYKAYLKWVETEGEEPRLPGLDMDHKQLFFLNFAQVWCGAYRPEYASQSIKTDSHSPLEYRVLGSLQNFEAFSEAFQCPIGSPMNPEQKCRVW; translated from the exons atgacagatcGCTTGAAATATGTTCTTGTGCATGTGTGCAAATTGGCAGTGAGATCAAGACAAGGTGCCTTTTTGCGCTTGAGCACCTGTCCCTCAAAATGTCTGTGCACGCCACTGCCTGGGAGAGCTTTCTTGGCTGCAGAGCTAGCCTTCCAAGCATCAGCAGTTACACAACAGCATCTTCTCCGTCTCAGCTGGGCTGTAACAAAGCGTCCGCTCCACTCTTTCATAATTGCTGACACTGTTTGTTTCCCAGGCCAGATGTTTTGCTCCAACCTCAACAATGTGTGCACGACTCCAGACTGTGTCACTGCAG CTGCTCGGCTCTTGCAGAACATCGATAACTCTGTGAAGCCTTGTGATAATTTCTACCAGTACGCCTGTGGGGGCTGGCTGGAACGGCATGTGATACCGGAGACGAGTTCCCGCCACAGCGTCTTTGACATTCTGAGGGACAAGCTGGAGATTGTCCTCAAAG gTGTTCTTGAGACAGAGAGTGAGCAGGACAGAGACGCCATCAAGAAGGCTAAAATCCTTTACAGCTCCTGCATGAATGACA GCCTCATAGAGCAGCGGGACGCTCAGCCCCTCCTGAAGCTCATCGACAGCATTGGAGACTGGCCTGTGGCGTCAGAGGACTGGAACACCACAACAG GGGAAGCCTGGAGCCTGGAGGACACGCTGGCGATGCTTACGGCTCGTTTCCACAAGAAGGTGGTGCTGGACCTGTATGTGTGGACGGACGACCGGGACTCTCAGCGCCACATCATTTAT atCGATCAGCCAGGACTTGGAATGCCTTCTAGAGACTACTATTTTAATGACGGGAACTACAAAAAG GTTCGAGAGGCCTACCTACATTTCATGGTGTCTATTGCGAAAATAACCCGAGACGACAAAAACTTGACTCAGGATGATGAAAGAGTCTCGGAGGAAATGATGCAGGTCCTGAAGCTGGAGACGGACATCGCTAAT GCAACATCACCAGCAGAGGAACGCCAGGATGTCACAGTTCTGTACAACAAAATGACGCTCGCGGAGCTGCAGAGCACGTATAGCTTTAAC ggtTTTAACTGGACACGGTTTATAAAAGGCGTCCTGTCGACTGTTTCCATTGATATCCAGTTGGATGAAGAGGTTGTGGTGTACAGCTCTCCCTACCTGGAAAAGATGAACGACGTCCTCTCCAGATACAGCATCCA GACTATGCAGAACTACCTCACATGGCAGCTCATCACAGACAGAGTTAATAGCTTGAGCCGCCGCTTCAAAGACGCCAGGGCCCGCTACAGAAAG GCTTTATACGGGACCACTGTGGAGGATGCTTCCTGGAGAGAATGCGTCCGTTATGTCCAGAGCAGCATGGAGAACGCGGTCGGAGCGCTGTACGTGCGTGAAACGTTTGCAGGAGAAAGTAAGCGAATG GTCAGTGACCTCATCAGTAAGATCCAGACGGCTTATGTAGAaaccctggaggagctgagctGGATGGACGCACCATCCAAAGAAAAAGCAAGAGAAAAG GCAATGGCTATAAAGGAGCATATTGGCTATCCAGACCATATTCTGCAGGAAAGCAACCAGAAGTTAGATGAGGAGTACGCTCAT ctaaaCTACAGTGAGGAACACTACTTTGAGAACATCCTGGAGAACCTTAAATCTGAAGCACAGAAGAGTCTGAAGAAGCTCAGAGAGCCGGTGGATCCTGATCT GTGGATCATCGGTGCTGCTGTGGTGAATGCATTTTACTCACCAAACAGAAACCAGATAG TGTTTCCAGCAGGAATCCTGCAGCCGCCTTTCTTTAGTAAACATCAGCATCAAGCTCTTAACTTTGGGGGAATAGGAATGGTTATCGGACATGAGATCACTCATGGATTTGATGACAACG GGCGTAATTTTGACAAAGATGGCAACATGCTGAACTGGTGGAGCAATTACTCTGCTGACCACTTTAAGGAGCAGTCACAGTGCATGGTGCAACAATATGGCAACTTCATCTGGAACCTGGCAGGTGGACAAAAT GTTAGTGGAATCAGTACTTTGGGGGAGAACATTGCAGACAATGGAGGGGTTCGTCAAGCCTATAAG GCTTATCTAAAGTGGGTGGAAACAGAAGGCGAAGAACCTCGACTGCCTGGTCTAGACATGGATcataaacaacttttttttctaaacttcgCTCAA GTGTGGTGCGGTGCCTATCGGCCTGAGTACGCCAGCCAGTCCATTAAGACGGACTCACACAGTCCACTAGAGTACAG AGTGCTCGGGTCTCTCCAGAACTTCGAGGCCTTCTCAGAAGCCTTCCAGTGCCCGATAGGCAGCCCTATGAACCCTGAGCAGAAATGCCGCGTCTGGTAG